The following are encoded in a window of Coffea eugenioides isolate CCC68of unplaced genomic scaffold, Ceug_1.0 ScVebR1_57;HRSCAF=291, whole genome shotgun sequence genomic DNA:
- the LOC113758581 gene encoding uncharacterized protein LOC113758581 yields MVEAGEIVIRKREEQGPNVNKNPLPEHAGTIGVIMDDEEFKELVRSVSNETEVFGIMDQPFVIEEASYEEDKRPFILDLTPSESAALEPVIIEFPEQAPALSLRRVPWNYSELVLQIGGKPVLKEEVSVVTRSGKITSPSAASAPVQVSNREPTTEPAVTEREAWDFLKRIKRSEYNVVEQLNKMPAQISILDLFFSSDLHRDALLEVLTKARIPKDISVDNFSHIVGNVLAAKQITFSDEELPAEGTGHNKALYVAVRCNGKMLPKVLIDNGSALNIYPWSTLVKLGLQDVRLKPSETVVRGFDGAQRESIGEVNLVVEMGPAQFQIACQVMHFPSVYNVLLGRPWIHSSGAVPSSLHQVLKFVANDQLITIFAEEDCIVIADSEPEEDGNRNASVSSYRTADIVSVSWITSEDSKDEMVLPAASVMMAKEMICGGYEFDKGLGRNLQGILKPVELIEKKDLFGLGFRPTARDIQEMKARKRAEKEGKLGALDIPPLRYTFPKPAEVITSKFSPIDEVETSLTHLFVGAISQNGPSDDAELPDIPQGAIHNWTAEHFPVRKEFR; encoded by the coding sequence ATGGTAGAAGCGGGGGAGATCGTGATTAGGAAAAGAGAAGAGCAAGGACCGAATGTGAACAAGAACCCCTTGCCAGAGCATGCTGGTACTATTGGAGTTATTATGGATGATGAGGAATTCAAAGAGCTTGTCCGAAGCGTGTCAAATGAGACAGAAGTATTTGGGATAATGGACCAACCTTTTGTGATAGAGGAGGCATCATATGAGGAAGACAAGAGGCCCTTCATTTTAGACCTAACCCCATCCGAAAGTGCGGCTTTAGAACCTGTGATAATTGAATTCCCAGAACAAGCGCCAGCTTTAAGTTTACGACGAGTGCCGTGGAATTATAGTGAGCTCGTTTTGCAAATAGGAGGCAAACCAGTTTTGAAGGAAGAAGTGTCTGTTGTTACGAGGTCAGGGAAGATTACAAGTCCATCCGCTGCTAGCGCCCCAGTTCAAGTAAGCAATCGTGAGCCAACTACCGAACCTGCAGTGACCGAAAGAGAAGCGTGGGATTTTCTCAAGAGGATTAAGAGAAGCGAATATAATGTGGTTGAGCAGCTGAACAAAATGCCCGCCCAAATTTCCATCCTAGACTTGTTTTTCTCCTCCGACTTGCATAGGGATGCATTACTTGAAGTGTTGACTAAGGCTCGTATTCCCAAGGATATTTCGGTTGACAATTTCTCGCACATAGTTGGAAATGTATTGGCTGCTAAACAAATCACTTTTTCTGATGAAGAGCTGCCTGCAGAAGGAACTGGTCATAACAAAGCCTTGTATGTAGCTGTGAGGTGTAATGGAAAAATGTTGCCTAAAGTACTGATCGACAATGGGTCTGCCCTCAATATTTATCCTTGGAGCACGTTGGTGAAGTTAGGGTTGCAAGATGTTAGATTAAAACCCTCAGAGACTGTAGTACGAGGATTCGATGGAGCCCAGAGGGAGTCCATAGGAGAAGTAAATTTGGTGGTCGAAATGGGGCCCGCTCAATTTCAGATAGCCTGCCAAGTTATGCACTTTCCTAGTGTCTATAATGTTTTACTCGGGCGGCCGTGGATTCATAGCTCTGGTGCTGTGCCCTCTTCCTTGCATCAAGTATTGAAATTTGTGGCGAATGACCAGCTGATAACCATTTTTGCTGAAGAAGATTGCATTGTAATTGCGGATTCCGAGCCTGAGGAGGATGGTAACCGAAATGCTTCAGTGTCTTCTTACCGTACAGCTGATATTGTCTCCGTGAGTTGGATAACAAGTGAAgattcaaaagatgaaatggTTTTGCCAGCAGCCAGTGTTATGATGGCCAAGGAGATGATTTGCGGAGGATATGAATTTGACAAGGGATTGGGACGCAATCTACAAGGCATTCTGAAGCCCGTAGAACTCATCGAGAAGAAGGACCTGTTTGGTTTGGGATTCCGTCCGACTGCCAGAGATATACAAGAGATGAAAGCACGCAAAAGGGCAGAGAAAGAAGGCAAGTTGGGTGCTTTAGACATTCCGCCATTACGCTATACCTTTCCAAAGCCAGCTGAAGTCATTACATCTAAGTTTAGCCCAATTGACGAAGTGGAGACAAGTCTGACTCATTTGTTTGTGGGAGCAATATCCCAAAATGGGCCGTCAGATGATGCCGAACTCCCAGACATTCCCCAAGGAGCTATACACAACTGGACCGCCGAGCACTTCCCCGTGcgaaaggagtttcggtaa